A part of Paenibacillus sp. 481 genomic DNA contains:
- a CDS encoding VanZ family protein gives MYQVSNRWLRRLLVSSFFIYLAIIAKLLLFREGASVLLDYEQWLWNDFSHIRSNLTPFRTIERYILVQKQFAYKNLYGNLLLFFPFGVCLPLLWKCWNRFIVFALFLLSIIIGVEFIQGLSQIGVFDIDDIILNSIGGLCGFMLGKWLANKLGLHSSSTPVSMHSSQ, from the coding sequence ATGTATCAAGTAAGCAATCGTTGGCTGCGCAGGCTATTAGTATCCAGTTTTTTTATTTATCTCGCTATTATCGCTAAATTGCTGTTGTTCCGCGAAGGTGCATCAGTACTGCTCGATTATGAGCAGTGGCTATGGAACGACTTCTCACATATCCGCTCTAATTTAACACCGTTTCGAACAATAGAGAGATACATTTTAGTCCAGAAACAATTTGCCTACAAAAATTTATACGGCAACTTGCTTTTATTTTTCCCGTTTGGTGTATGCTTGCCTTTGTTGTGGAAATGTTGGAATCGCTTTATTGTGTTTGCCTTATTTTTGCTCAGCATCATTATCGGTGTTGAATTTATTCAAGGTTTGTCCCAGATCGGTGTATTTGATATTGATGATATTATTTTGAACAGTATCGGTGGTCTTTGCGGATTTATGCTTGGAAAATGGCTGGCAAATAAGCTCGGCTTACATTCGTCGTCCACCCCTGTTAGCATGCACTCGTCTCAATAA